Proteins from one Bacteriovorax sp. BAL6_X genomic window:
- a CDS encoding cbb3-type cytochrome c oxidase subunit 3, which produces MKSEVMQNMPWEWMPAVSLFIFAAIFLGAFFWSMRPGSKELYEEVANNALSDGEAVVNENKGSNND; this is translated from the coding sequence ATGAAATCTGAAGTAATGCAAAATATGCCGTGGGAATGGATGCCAGCAGTGTCGCTATTCATTTTCGCGGCCATCTTCTTGGGCGCCTTCTTCTGGTCGATGAGACCGGGCTCAAAAGAGCTTTATGAAGAAGTTGCCAACAATGCACTTTCTGACGGCGAAGCAGTCGTTAATGAAAACAAAGGAAGTAACAATGACTAA
- a CDS encoding cbb3-type cytochrome c oxidase N-terminal domain-containing protein has translation MTNENNKSKQENIVLEDEKDLVMDHEYDGIQELNHPLPSWWTGVWALSFIFSIPYFMYYVLMDGPTLLDTYKIDMAQMQKIIDAEAANTANFDIQAYDSYVVTPAAKELGNTVFIENCAACHLDDGGGDIGPNLTDKHWINITKLDPEQIYKFVVHGNEDMGMPAWGDILSKEDIMAVTDHVIALQGTTPAKAKEPQGELLSE, from the coding sequence ATGACTAATGAAAATAATAAATCGAAACAAGAAAATATCGTACTTGAAGATGAGAAAGATCTTGTTATGGATCATGAATACGATGGTATTCAGGAGCTCAACCATCCCCTACCTAGCTGGTGGACAGGAGTTTGGGCCCTTTCATTTATCTTCTCTATCCCTTACTTTATGTACTACGTCCTGATGGACGGGCCAACTCTATTGGATACATACAAAATAGATATGGCACAAATGCAAAAAATAATCGATGCTGAAGCAGCAAATACTGCAAACTTTGATATTCAAGCATATGATAGCTACGTAGTAACACCTGCAGCAAAAGAGCTTGGTAACACTGTCTTTATTGAAAACTGTGCAGCTTGCCACCTTGATGATGGTGGTGGTGATATCGGTCCAAACTTAACAGATAAACATTGGATTAATATTACTAAACTTGATCCAGAACAAATCTATAAGTTTGTTGTACATGGAAATGAAGATATGGGTATGCCTGCTTGGGGAGATATTCTAAGTAAGGAAGACATCATGGCGGTTACTGACCATGTAATTGCACTGCAAGGAACAACACCTGCAAAAGCTAAAGAGCCACAAGGTGAGCTACTTAGCGAATAA
- the ccoG gene encoding cytochrome c oxidase accessory protein CcoG has product MAKKSQFELHESRLGTTDDSGHRVFLFPEEVKGIWKTRREIFYWFLIFVYLVLPWIYIQGEQMILLNIPAREFSFFTYKFYAHNAPILIFVILGFLFFIGFITSIFGRVWCGWACPQTVFISSIFLKIEALIEGKPRARKKLAEAPWTTAKVIKKSLKWIAFLAVSLHISHTFLGYFVGTHHLLSVSFQNPAENFTLFTIMLLITTTVLLDFGWFREQFCIIACPYGRMQSVIMDENSLAILYDEKRGEPRRRPGMKPEEHGDCINCYACVKACPTGIDIRRGVQLECIACTNCIDACDDIMLKTNRPMGLIRYDTQSNIEGKGRHIFSIRNIGYLLVLIGLVIGFIYSLSLSQGITTTVLRGAGVPFTVSSPTTTRNHFHIVIEQSGDIVERNIEIAVQGIKEGSYELKIPRNPFVLKSNHERKIVFIVFNNEVLTNGSLKFNFIIKDLDTNEEIIKEAVLVGPVK; this is encoded by the coding sequence ATGGCAAAAAAATCACAATTTGAATTACACGAATCAAGACTAGGTACAACTGATGACAGTGGACACCGCGTCTTCCTGTTCCCAGAAGAAGTAAAAGGTATCTGGAAAACCAGGCGTGAGATATTCTATTGGTTTCTGATATTTGTCTATCTCGTATTGCCATGGATATATATTCAGGGAGAACAAATGATTCTCCTTAATATTCCGGCCAGAGAGTTCTCATTCTTTACATACAAATTTTATGCCCATAATGCGCCTATATTAATATTTGTGATACTCGGCTTTCTATTTTTCATAGGCTTTATCACAAGTATTTTTGGGCGTGTTTGGTGTGGTTGGGCGTGCCCTCAAACAGTATTCATCTCCTCTATATTCCTCAAGATCGAGGCACTTATTGAAGGGAAGCCAAGAGCGAGAAAGAAATTAGCAGAAGCGCCATGGACGACAGCGAAAGTGATAAAGAAATCACTTAAGTGGATTGCTTTTCTGGCCGTATCTCTTCATATCTCACACACGTTTCTTGGATACTTTGTAGGAACTCATCACCTACTTTCTGTAAGCTTTCAAAACCCTGCAGAGAACTTCACGCTGTTTACAATTATGCTTCTTATCACAACAACGGTCCTTTTAGACTTTGGTTGGTTTAGAGAGCAGTTTTGTATTATTGCTTGTCCTTATGGGAGAATGCAATCTGTCATCATGGACGAGAATTCACTAGCAATTCTCTACGATGAAAAACGTGGAGAACCAAGACGTCGGCCAGGTATGAAACCAGAAGAGCATGGAGATTGCATCAACTGCTATGCTTGCGTAAAAGCCTGTCCAACAGGTATTGATATTAGACGTGGCGTACAACTCGAGTGTATCGCTTGTACAAATTGTATCGATGCTTGTGATGACATTATGTTAAAAACGAATCGACCAATGGGGCTAATTCGTTACGATACTCAAAGCAATATTGAAGGGAAAGGTCGCCATATATTCTCAATTAGAAATATAGGCTATCTTCTTGTCCTCATAGGCTTAGTCATCGGATTTATCTATAGTCTTTCTTTATCGCAAGGAATCACAACGACAGTTCTTAGAGGAGCAGGAGTACCGTTTACAGTAAGTTCACCAACAACAACAAGAAACCACTTTCATATCGTTATTGAGCAGAGTGGTGATATTGTCGAAAGAAATATCGAAATTGCAGTCCAAGGAATAAAAGAAGGCTCATACGAATTAAAAATACCGAGAAACCCTTTCGTTCTCAAGTCAAATCACGAAAGAAAAATTGTCTTCATCGTTTTTAACAATGAAGTACTAACTAACGGAAGCTTAAAATTTAATTTCATCATAAAAGATCTCGACACAAATGAAGAGATCATTAAAGAGGCGGTACTCGTTGGACCAGTTAAGTAG
- a CDS encoding sulfite exporter TauE/SafE family protein: MDQLSSLQGISPYVIISAALTMGLVANFHCVGMCGGITMAVSKSFSQNMSYQVGRLLGYMATALVIPVLGFTILDIKSNPYLMLFSGLSIGLILIWMGLKRLFKFSNFKFAQIVSQKLHNLNAKLWPKISKKVGNKPHLFNFSIGSISVLLPCGLLWAMLALAISAASPVLAALFVFFFWLGTLPGLLLGPTAIRRIKFPSRIQAGVPYLFLIIGTATIVYRVYMMWSPAPGAPTCH; the protein is encoded by the coding sequence TTGGACCAGTTAAGTAGTCTACAGGGAATCTCACCATACGTTATCATAAGCGCAGCTCTTACAATGGGCCTTGTTGCTAATTTCCACTGCGTGGGGATGTGTGGCGGAATTACCATGGCCGTCTCAAAGTCCTTTAGTCAAAATATGTCCTACCAGGTAGGAAGGCTTTTGGGCTACATGGCCACAGCACTGGTTATTCCAGTGCTTGGCTTTACAATCTTAGATATCAAATCAAACCCATATCTTATGCTATTTTCAGGTTTAAGTATTGGTTTAATCTTAATTTGGATGGGGCTTAAAAGACTTTTTAAATTCTCAAATTTCAAATTTGCTCAAATAGTTTCTCAAAAATTACACAACTTGAATGCCAAGCTTTGGCCAAAGATTTCAAAGAAAGTTGGAAATAAACCTCACCTCTTTAATTTTTCAATTGGGAGCATCAGTGTTCTTCTTCCATGTGGGCTTTTATGGGCAATGTTAGCACTAGCGATAAGTGCGGCCTCCCCTGTACTAGCGGCACTCTTTGTCTTCTTCTTTTGGCTAGGAACACTTCCTGGGCTTCTCCTTGGGCCAACTGCCATTAGAAGGATAAAATTCCCAAGCAGAATTCAAGCTGGTGTCCCTTACTTATTTTTAATTATTGGAACTGCTACAATCGTCTACCGCGTGTATATGATGTGGAGTCCAGCGCCAGGAGCGCCAACATGTCACTAA